In Xylanibacillus composti, the sequence TCTCGCAGGCGGAGCATGATGCGCTCGCGCAAGCTGTGCTGGTGACGGCGTCTCCCAAGCTGGCGGAACAAGTGCAGCAGGAGATTGAGCGTCAGCTGGAATCCTTGCCGCGCAAGGAAATTGCCGCGCGTTCGCTGGCCGACAATGGCGCGATCATCGTAGCCGACAGCTTGGACGAGTGTGTGGACACCGTGAACCGGATCGCGCCGGAGCACCTGGAGCTGCTCGTGGAAGAGCCGTTTGCGCTGCTTGGCCGCATCGAGAATGCGGGAGCCATCTTCCTCGGCCCTTACAGCTCGGAGCCGGTAGGCGATTATTACGCAGGGCCGAATCATATTTTGCCTACTGGCGGGACTGCCCGATATGCCTCCCCTCTGAATGTGGATGATTTCCTTAAGAAGACGAGCCTTATCTATTACAGCAAGGCGGCTCTGGCTGAAGCCGGGCCGGATATCATGACGTTGGCTCGCGGTGAAGGCCTGGAAGGCCATGCCCGTGCCATCGCGATCAGACTTGAGAAGGAAGGGATGTAAAGATGGCTGAGCAGCAAAGAAAGGCAAGCATTGAACGGAACACCAACGAAACCCAAATCAAGCTCTCCTTTCAGGTAGATGGCACCGGGCAGGCCGACATCCAGAGCGATGTGCCATTCCTGAACCATATGCTCGACCTGTTCACGAAGCATGGCCACTTCGATTTGCAGGTGGACGCGAACGGCGACATCGAGATTGATGACCATCATACAGTTGAGGATATCGGCATCTGCCTAGGGCTGGCGCTGCGCGAAGCGCTGGGCGACAAGAAGGGCATTAAGCGCTATGCCAACGTCTTCGTGCCTATGGATGAAGCGTTGGCGCAGGTGGTGATCGACATCAGCAATCGTCCGCACCTGGAATACCGGGCGCAGTACCCTTCCGCGCAGGTTGGCACGCTGACTACAGAGCTTATTCATGAGTTTCTATGGAAGTTTGCGCTGGAAGCGCGGATCACCTTGCATGTCATCGTGCATTACGGACAGAACACGCATCACATGATCGAAGCGGTGTTCAAAGCGCTCGGTCGCGCATTGGATGAAGCGACAACCATCGATCCGCGTGTGCAAGGTGTGCCCTCCACGAAAGGGGTGCTGTAACCCTTGATCGCGATTATAGACTACGGGATGGGCAATCTGCACAGCGTCAGCAAGGCGGTTGAACGACTGGGCTATGAAGCGAGGCTGACGGCAG encodes:
- the hisB gene encoding imidazoleglycerol-phosphate dehydratase HisB, encoding MAEQQRKASIERNTNETQIKLSFQVDGTGQADIQSDVPFLNHMLDLFTKHGHFDLQVDANGDIEIDDHHTVEDIGICLGLALREALGDKKGIKRYANVFVPMDEALAQVVIDISNRPHLEYRAQYPSAQVGTLTTELIHEFLWKFALEARITLHVIVHYGQNTHHMIEAVFKALGRALDEATTIDPRVQGVPSTKGVL